In Methanosarcina siciliae T4/M, one genomic interval encodes:
- the pncB gene encoding nicotinate phosphoribosyltransferase — protein sequence MIKSILDNDLYKFTMQMAVLELFPKAEAEYRFTNRGPQRFSREFVEELRRVIDEEISALVLTEDEYQWLGENCSFLKPMYLEYLKNFRFKPGEVKVCLTEEKELDIRIKGLWHSTILWEIVLMAAVSEIYFTTIEKEWNGKSPSTSEPLLEAYGEKILEIGKALEENGCLFAEFGTRRRRSFELHDQVMKTLLPIKTLTGTSNVFFAKKYGLKPIGTVGHEWIMGTSALIGLRYANRFAFENWVEVYKGDLGIALTDTFGSEAFFKDMDLKLSKIYDGFRHDSGDPFTFVDGVIGHYRKMGIDPMKKVIVFSDALNAEAAIRLKKYCQDKINCSFGIGTSLTNNSEFFRESPPLNMVIKLHSVNGIPVVKLSDSPEKETGERDALRVANYIVGRKGLDE from the coding sequence GGGGACCCCAGCGTTTTTCCCGGGAGTTTGTAGAAGAGCTCCGGAGAGTCATAGACGAAGAGATCTCCGCCCTGGTGCTGACAGAAGACGAATACCAGTGGCTTGGTGAAAACTGCTCTTTTTTAAAACCCATGTACCTTGAATACCTCAAAAATTTCCGTTTCAAACCCGGGGAAGTAAAAGTCTGCCTCACCGAAGAAAAAGAACTGGACATCCGGATAAAAGGGCTCTGGCACAGCACGATTCTCTGGGAGATTGTCCTTATGGCTGCGGTCTCCGAGATCTACTTCACAACTATAGAAAAAGAATGGAACGGGAAAAGCCCCTCAACATCCGAACCCCTCCTTGAAGCCTATGGAGAAAAAATCCTGGAAATAGGAAAGGCCCTTGAGGAAAACGGCTGCCTTTTTGCCGAATTCGGAACCAGAAGAAGGAGAAGCTTTGAACTCCATGACCAGGTGATGAAAACCCTACTGCCGATAAAAACCCTCACAGGGACTAGCAATGTATTTTTTGCAAAAAAGTACGGTTTAAAACCTATAGGTACGGTAGGCCACGAGTGGATCATGGGCACTTCCGCACTTATAGGCCTCAGGTATGCTAACCGCTTCGCTTTTGAAAACTGGGTGGAGGTCTACAAAGGAGACCTTGGAATTGCCCTGACGGATACCTTCGGCTCTGAGGCCTTTTTTAAGGACATGGATCTGAAACTGTCAAAAATCTACGACGGCTTCAGACATGACAGCGGAGATCCTTTCACCTTTGTGGACGGGGTTATAGGGCATTACAGGAAAATGGGCATCGACCCGATGAAAAAGGTAATAGTTTTCAGCGATGCCCTCAACGCCGAAGCCGCAATTAGGCTCAAAAAATACTGCCAGGACAAAATCAACTGCAGTTTCGGGATAGGTACAAGCCTTACCAACAATTCGGAATTCTTCCGGGAAAGCCCTCCCCTGAATATGGTGATTAAACTCCACAGTGTTAACGGCATCCCGGTAGTGAAATTAAGTGACTCTCCCGAAAAAGAGACGGGAGAAAGGGACGCCCTGAGGGTTGCAAACTATATCGTTGGAAGAAAAGGGCTGGATGAATGA